The following proteins come from a genomic window of Candidatus Zixiibacteriota bacterium:
- a CDS encoding ABC transporter ATP-binding protein, protein MSLLEIKNCSMHFGGLKAVEGLDMSLEKGELVGLIGPNGAGKTTLFNLITGVYNPTAGEIIFQDKKLNGKKPYQITSYGIGRTFQNIRLFQNLSVLDNVKTACHLHSKEGMFSSVLRSKRFEEEENELAERSMNLLKIFGLDLLKEEKASNLPYGQQRRLEIARAMATEPKLLLLDEPTAGMNPHETESLTNLIKDVKKNFDLTILLIEHDMRVVMGCCERIVVLDYGVKIAEGPPEKIKKDPKVIEAYLGEEMT, encoded by the coding sequence ATGTCACTGCTTGAGATAAAAAACTGTTCCATGCACTTCGGGGGGCTGAAGGCGGTTGAGGGTTTGGATATGTCTTTGGAAAAGGGGGAGCTAGTGGGGCTAATCGGGCCAAATGGCGCAGGCAAAACCACTCTTTTCAACCTGATTACCGGGGTTTATAATCCGACTGCTGGAGAGATTATATTTCAGGATAAAAAACTTAATGGCAAGAAACCGTACCAGATAACCTCGTACGGGATAGGAAGGACCTTCCAGAACATAAGGTTATTCCAGAATCTTTCAGTTTTGGATAATGTCAAGACCGCCTGCCATCTTCATTCCAAAGAAGGGATGTTCAGTTCTGTCCTCCGCAGTAAAAGATTCGAAGAAGAGGAAAATGAGCTTGCAGAAAGATCGATGAATCTGTTGAAAATTTTCGGGCTGGACCTTTTGAAAGAAGAAAAGGCGAGTAATCTACCTTATGGTCAACAAAGAAGATTAGAAATAGCCAGAGCTATGGCGACTGAGCCAAAACTTTTGCTTTTGGACGAGCCTACTGCGGGAATGAATCCTCATGAGACCGAATCCCTTACAAATCTGATTAAGGATGTCAAAAAGAATTTCGACTTAACTATTCTATTAATCGAGCATGATATGAGGGTGGTTATGGGTTGCTGCGAAAGGATTGTGGTTTTAGATTACGGGGTCAAGATCGCAGAAGGTCCACCAGAGAAGATAAAAAAAGATCCAAAGGTGATAGAGGCCTATTTAGGGGAAGAAATGACTTGA
- a CDS encoding WG repeat-containing protein: MKFFFIFLAVFATTSFSQSMETKELSQSFPVEQNGKWGYINKIDKTMDGSPSDESTPSSGDLAQSEASEGQQSKKPEYDYVGGFFEGLAVVKIGDLYGYIDETEKIVIPPQFESVGRFSEGLATIKLGGKWGYIDKKGKAVINPQFNFAGDFSEGLAGVRIGGKWGYIDKKGKMVIHPQFDFAWLFSEGLAAVQLEFGDKYGYIDKTGKMAVEPKFNDVLPFSEGLAGVKIENKWGYIDREGEVAINPQFEDAGVFTEGLAMVKIRGRYGYIDKTGDVVINPQFETVWPFSEGLAPVLIDRKWGYIDKKGKMVISPQFDFAGIFSEGLAGVKIGDRWGFIDRTGKFVEKTEK; this comes from the coding sequence GTGAAATTCTTTTTTATCTTTCTGGCTGTTTTTGCTACAACGTCATTTAGCCAGAGTATGGAGACCAAAGAATTAAGCCAGTCCTTTCCGGTGGAGCAGAATGGCAAATGGGGTTATATCAATAAAATAGACAAGACTATGGATGGTTCGCCATCTGATGAGTCTACACCTTCATCCGGGGATCTGGCTCAGTCAGAAGCCAGTGAAGGGCAACAATCCAAGAAACCGGAGTATGACTACGTTGGGGGATTTTTTGAAGGGCTGGCAGTGGTGAAAATCGGTGACCTGTACGGTTATATCGACGAAACTGAGAAGATAGTAATCCCACCCCAGTTTGAATCAGTCGGGCGTTTTTCAGAAGGGCTGGCAACTATAAAGCTCGGGGGGAAATGGGGATATATAGACAAAAAGGGGAAAGCGGTGATTAATCCACAGTTTAATTTTGCTGGAGACTTTTCAGAAGGACTGGCTGGGGTAAGGATAGGCGGAAAGTGGGGGTATATCGACAAAAAAGGGAAGATGGTAATTCATCCGCAATTTGATTTTGCCTGGCTTTTTTCAGAAGGTCTGGCAGCAGTTCAGTTAGAATTCGGCGACAAGTACGGCTATATCGACAAAACCGGTAAGATGGCAGTGGAACCGAAATTCAATGATGTTCTCCCCTTTTCGGAAGGCTTAGCTGGGGTAAAAATCGAAAACAAGTGGGGATATATTGATAGAGAAGGTGAGGTGGCGATTAATCCGCAGTTTGAAGATGCTGGGGTTTTTACCGAAGGTCTGGCAATGGTAAAGATAAGAGGCAGGTATGGATATATTGACAAAACCGGAGATGTGGTGATTAATCCTCAATTTGAGACGGTCTGGCCTTTTTCCGAAGGCCTGGCACCAGTATTAATTGACAGGAAGTGGGGCTATATCGATAAAAAAGGGAAGATGGTAATTAGTCCCCAATTTGATTTTGCCGGGATATTTTCTGAAGGGCTGGCAGGAGTGAAGATTGGGGACAGGTGGGGTTTTATCGACAGGACCGGGAAGTTCGTTGAGAAAACTGAGAAATGA
- a CDS encoding branched-chain amino acid ABC transporter permease — MQFKKIIFIILVIGFLLLVNYYLPRRMNPYLFQILILIGINIILAVSLNLINGFTGQFSIGHAGFMAIGGYTSAFFTFYFGRNLVPSLTSILLFPWLAKSVIFVSALILGGTLAALAGLIVGIPSLRLKGDYLAIATLGFGEIIRVLILNIDAVGGARGFADIPGYTNLFWVLFFMVLTVVVIRNLINSTHGRAFLSVREDEVAAEAMGINTTYYKVYAFVIGAFFAGIAGGLFGHYLMYLHTNSFTFMRSIEIIIMVVLGGMGSITGSILAAIILTILPEFLRVVKDYRMVIYSLILIILMLTRPQGIFGLKEFSLLAIKNIFVRKEQVAK, encoded by the coding sequence ATGCAATTTAAGAAAATCATCTTCATTATTCTGGTCATAGGATTTCTGCTTCTGGTTAATTACTATCTCCCTCGCCGGATGAACCCTTATCTCTTTCAGATATTGATCCTGATTGGCATAAACATTATCCTGGCTGTGAGCCTGAATTTGATAAATGGATTTACCGGTCAGTTCTCCATTGGTCATGCTGGTTTTATGGCTATTGGCGGGTACACCTCGGCATTTTTCACCTTCTATTTCGGCAGAAACCTGGTCCCGAGTCTGACCTCTATTCTTCTTTTCCCCTGGCTGGCAAAATCGGTTATCTTTGTCTCCGCTCTAATCCTGGGAGGTACCTTAGCAGCTCTGGCAGGGTTGATTGTAGGTATTCCCTCTCTGAGATTAAAAGGAGATTACCTGGCAATTGCGACTCTGGGTTTCGGTGAGATAATCCGGGTCCTGATTTTGAATATCGATGCAGTGGGCGGAGCCAGAGGTTTTGCAGACATCCCCGGGTACACCAATCTTTTCTGGGTTTTATTTTTTATGGTGTTGACCGTGGTAGTAATCCGGAATTTAATCAATTCAACGCATGGCCGGGCTTTCCTTTCAGTCCGGGAAGATGAAGTAGCAGCAGAGGCGATGGGGATAAACACTACCTATTATAAAGTCTATGCCTTCGTCATCGGGGCATTTTTTGCCGGAATCGCCGGAGGGCTTTTCGGGCATTATCTTATGTATCTGCACACTAACAGCTTTACCTTTATGCGCTCGATTGAGATAATCATTATGGTGGTCCTGGGTGGGATGGGAAGTATCACCGGCTCAATTCTGGCAGCGATTATTCTGACGATTCTTCCGGAATTTTTGAGAGTGGTCAAGGATTACCGGATGGTAATATATTCACTGATTCTTATAATCCTGATGTTGACACGTCCTCAAGGTATTTTTGGGTTAAAGGAGTTTAGTTTACTGGCTATAAAGAATATATTTGTGAGAAAAGAACAGGTAGCAAAATGA